A genomic region of Gossypium hirsutum isolate 1008001.06 chromosome D01, Gossypium_hirsutum_v2.1, whole genome shotgun sequence contains the following coding sequences:
- the LOC107920928 gene encoding uncharacterized protein translates to MVRVATYFGMSLGAFVFWQSMEKVHVWIALHQDEKKERLNSEAEIRRMREELLHQAKQNERLA, encoded by the exons ATGGTGAGAGTAGCCACCTACTTTGGAATGTCATTAGGCGCCTTCGTTTTCTGGCAATCTATGGAAAAAGTCCACGTTTGGATCGCTCTCCACCAAGACGAGAAG AAAGAGAGACTGAATAGTGAAGCGGAGATCAGGAGAATGAGGGAGGAGCTGCTTCATCAAGCCAAGCAGAATGAGCGTCTCGCGTAA